In Musa acuminata AAA Group cultivar baxijiao unplaced genomic scaffold, Cavendish_Baxijiao_AAA HiC_scaffold_987, whole genome shotgun sequence, the genomic window GAGTCGATCCACTAAAGTATTGAGCAGCGGTGTAGCATCAGATCccaaagatagtaagttcttttttcttatcttatggaggaaagtctttttcaaagattctatatctatataaatttcatatatgaaaCCGAGATAGTTACCTTTCAGAAAATTCTAACACTATATAAACACTATCTATAGGATATAGGGGCGATCTATGCTTCATTCTTCTGAAGGTGGGAGAAAAGGACAAAACTTGTTATTGATCAAAAAATTAGAGTTTTTAAACTTATGTAATTAACTTCTTCTGGCTAACCCAACAAAAATGGGAAAAAGGGGATACATTTATGACAAATCTAATTCAGTTAGCATAGGGTAGATTAAGATGGGGCGCAAGTAAAAAGAATCGATTGCCGAGCCGTATGAGGTAGGAAACTCTCAAGTACGGTTCTAAGGGAAGGAACCACCTATTCCGACCGGGGAGAACAGGCCATTCTACAGGGTGATTCTGAAATTGCGGAGGCTTGGTTCGATCAAGCTGCTGAGTATTGGAAACAAGCTATAGCGCTTAGTCCAGGTAATtatattgaagcacataattggttgaagatcacgaggcgtttcgaataaaaccactctcttttttaattcattaaaattagttgttggatccatcaatcaaataaaatagatCGTTCCCATGAAAAGATCCAATCAAGAATTTTATTATATCCCTTCCTTCTAAAATCATTGTATGGTATCTCGTAGGGATAAATGATCCGAATACAGTATAGAATAAAACTAATAAAGCTAATAAAAGGTACCTTCGAATGACTAAATACAGATAAGATATAGGAATGGATCTTATTAATTCTAATGAATGGTCTTGTGATTTAATTTAGagtaaagtaataagatattccatggaagtagattcatataggtattggaagtagattcatataggtatttatacattcagatataagtacactagtttgcacaaaaaaatagttttttcgtCATGCTGGGAAAGGACTTTCCAAGAGAAAAGGGGTCCGTTGGGCACCTAATCGTTATGTCATAATAGATCCGAACACTTGCCTCGGATTGACTTCAATATCATAATTGCTctagtgaataactaaataaaatagatggatgggagataggaaagaaaggtactaatcataacataaataaaatagctatctttcagaggttcactaaaaactgttggcgggtctctttgtatgtgttgtccggaaagaggaggacttaatgattattcgttcgccggaaccagaagtgaaaattgttgtagatagggatcccataaaaacgtctttcgaggaatgggccagacccggccatttctcaagaacaatagctaagggccctgatactaccacttggatctggaacctacatgctgatgctcacgatttcgatagtcataccagtgatttggaggagatctctcgaaaagtatttagtgctcattttggtcaactctccattatctttctttggctgagtggcatgtacttccatggcgctcgtttttccaattatgaagcatggctaagtgatcctactcacattgcacccagtgcccaggtagtttggccaatagtaggtcaagaaatattgaatggtgatgtgggtggaggtttccgaggaatacaaataacctccgggttttttcagatttggcgagcatctggaataactagtgaattacaactctattgtaccgccattggcgcattggtctttgcatcgttaatgctttttgctggttggttccattatcacaaagccgcccccaaattggcttggttccaagatgtagaatctatgttaaatcaccacttagcggggttactaggacttgggtctctttcttgggcgggacaccaaatccatgtatctttaccgattaaccaatttctcgacgctggagttgatcctaaagagataccgcttcctcatgaatttatcttgaatcgggaccttttggctcaactttatcccagttttgccgagggagcaaccccctttttcaccttgaattggtcaaaatacgcggaatttcttacttttcgcggaggattggacccaataacaggtggtctatggctgaccgatattgcacaccatcatttagctattgcaattcttttcctgatcgctggtcatatgtatagaacCAACTGGGGCATTGGTCATAGCATTAAAGACATTTTAGAGGCTCATAAAGGTCCATTTACAGGCCAGGGCCATAAAGGACTCTATGAAATCCTAACAACGTCGTGGCATGCTCAATTATCTCTTAACCTGGCTATGTTAGGCTCTTTAACCATTATTGTAGCTCACCATATGTATTCCATGCCTCCCTATCCATACCTAGCTATTGACTATGGTACACAACTTTCGTTGTTCACACATCACATGTGGATCGGTGGGTTTCTCATAGTTGGTGCTGCTGCACATGCAGCAATTTTTATGGTAAGAGATTACGATCCAACTACTCGATACAACGATCTATTAGATCGTGTCCTTAGACACCGCGATGCAATCATATCACATCTTAACTGGGCATGTATATTTCTGGGTTTTCACAGTTTTGGCTTGTATATTCATAATGATACCATGAGCGCTTTAGGGCGTCCACAAGATATGTTTTCAGATACCGCTATACAATTACAACCCATCTTTGCTCAATGGGTACAAAACACCCATGCTTTAGCACCCGGCATAACAGCTCCTGGTGCAACAGCAAGTACCAGCTTAACTTGGGGAGGTGGTGAGTTGGTAGCAGTAGGCGGCAAAGTAGCTTTGTTACCTATTCCATTAGGAACCGCAGACTTCTTAGTCCATCATATTCATGCATTTACGATCCACGTGACTGTATTGATACTACTGAAAGGTGTTCTATTTGCTCGCAGTTCCCGTTTGATACCTGATAAAGCAAATCTTGGTTTTCGTTTTCCTTGTGATGGACCTGGAAGAGGGGGGACATGTCAAGTATCTGCCTGGGATCATGTCTTCTTAGGTCTATTCTGGATGTACAATGCGATTTCCGTAGTTATTTTCCATTTCAGTTGGAAAATGCAGTCGGATGTTTGGGGTACTATAAGTGATCAAGGGGTAGTAACTCATATTACAGGAGGAAACTTTGCGCAGAGTTCCATTACTATTAATGGGTGGCTTCGAGATTTCTTATGGGCACAGGCATCTCAGGTAATTCAGTCTTATGGTTCTTCATTATCTGCATATGGTCTCTTTTTCTTAGGTGCTCATTTTGTCTGGGCTTTCAGTTTAATGTTTCTATTCAGTGGCCGTGGTTATTGGCAAGAACTCATTGAATCCATCGTTTGGGCTCATAACAAATTAAAAGTTGCTCCTGCTACTCAGCCTAGAGCCTTGAGCATTGTACAAGGACGTGCTGTAGGAGTAACCCATTACCTTCTGGGTGGAATTGCCACAACATGGGCATTCTTCTTAGCAAGAATTATTGCAGTAGGATAATGGCTAGGAGGATTTGAAAGGCATTATGGCATTAAGATTTCCGAGGTTTAGCCAAGGCTTAGCTCAGGACCCCACTACTCGTCGTATTTGGTTTGGTATTGCTACCGCACATGACTTCGAGAGTCATGATGATATTACTGAGGAACGTCTTTATCAGAACATTTTTGCTTCTCACTTTGGGCAATTAGCAATAATCTTTCTGTGGACGTCCGGAAATCTCTTTCATGTAGCTTGGCAAGGAAATTTTGAGTCATGGATACAAGACCCTTTACATGTAAGACCTATTGCTCATGCAATTTGGGATCCTCATTTTGGTCAACCAGCTGTAGAAGCCTTTACTCGAGGAGGTGCTACCGGTCCAGTGAATATCGCTTATTCCGGCGTTTATCAGTGGTGGTATACAATCGGATTACGCACTAATGAAGATCTTTATACTGGAGctctttttctattatttctttctgctaTATCCTTAATAGCGGGTTGGTTACACTTACAACCAAAATGGAAACCAAGCGTTTCGTGGTTCAAAAATGCCGAATctcgtctaaatcatcatttgTCAGGACTTTTCGGAGTGAGTTCTTTGGCTTGGACAGGACATTTAGTTCATGTCGCTATTCCAGGATCCAGGGGACAGTACGTCAGATGGAATAATTTTTTAGATGTATTACCCTATCCTCAAGGGTTGGGACCACTTTTTACGGGTCAGTGGAATCTTTATGCCCAAAACCCTGATTCGAGTAGCCATTTATTTGGTACTTCCCAAGGAACAGGAACTGCCATTCTAACCCTTCTCGGTGGATTTCATCCACAAACGCAAAGTTtatggctgaccgatattgctcatcatcatttagctattgcatttattttcctgatcgctggtcatatgtatagaacTAACTTCGGGATTGGGCACAGTATCAAAGATCTTTTAGAAACACATATTCCTCCAGGGGGTCGATTAGGGCGTGGGCATAAGGGTCTTTATGACACAATCAATAATTCGCTTCATTTTCAATTAGGTCTTGCTCTAGCCTCTTTAGGGGTTATTACTTCCTTAGTAGCTCAACACATGTACTCTTTACCTGCTTATGCATTCATAGCACAAGACTTTACTACTCAAGCTGCGTTATATACTCatcaccaatacatcgcagggtttatCATGACAGGAGCCTTTGCTCATGGAGCTATATTCTTCATTAGAGATTACAATCCAGAACAGAATGAGGATAATGTATTGGCAAGAATGTTAGACCACAAAGAAGCTATCATATCTCATTTAAGTTGGGCCAGCCTGTTTCTTGGGTTCCATACCTTGGGCCTTTATGTTCATAACGATGTTATGCTCGCTTTTGGTACTCCGGaaaaacaaatcttgattgaacCTATATTTGCCCAATGGATACAATCCGCTCATGGTAAGACTTCATATGGGTTCGATGTACTCTTATCTTCAACGAATGGCCCAGCATTCAATGCAGGTCGAAGCATATGGTTACCGGGCTGGTTGAATGCTGTTAATGAGAATAGTAATTCACTCTTCTTAACAATAGGTCCTGGGGACTTCTTGGTTCATCATGCTATTGCTCTAGGTTTGCATACAACTACACTGATTTTAGTAAAAGGTGCTTTAGATGCACGTGGTTCCAAGTTAATGCCAGATAAAAAGGATTTCGGTTATAGTTTTCCTTGCGACGGCCCAGGACGCGGCGGTACTTGTGATATTTCTGCTTGGGACGCATTTTATTTGGCAGTTTTCTGGATGTTAAATACCATTGGGTGGGTTACTTTTTATTGGCATTGGAAACACATCACTTTATGGCAGGGTAACGTTTCACAATTTAATGAATCTTCCACTTATTTAATGGGATGGTTAAGAGATTATCTATGGTTAAACTCTTCACAACTTATCAATGGATATAATCCTTTTGGTATGAATAGTTTATCCGTATGGGCGTGGATGTTCTTATTTGGACATCTTGTTTGGGCTACTggatttatgtttttaatttcttGGCGCGGATATTGGCAGGAATTGATTGAAACTTTAGCATGGGCTCATGAACGCACACCTTTGGCTAATTTGATTCGATGGAGAGATAAGCCAGTGGCTCTTTCCATTGTGCAAGCAAGATTGGTTGGATTAGCCCACTTTTCCGTAGGCTATATATTCACTTATGCAGCTTTCTTGATTGCCTCTACATCAGGAAAATttggttaattttaatttagttatttattattttttttatgtactgTATCAGCAACAATCTCATTTGTTTCGATGGAGAGGGAGGATCTACCTTCTTATATTTTTACATCTAGGATCCGAACTGTATCATTGATAATAATAGGAACTGAACATTATATTATGGCAAGAAAAAGTTTGATTCAGAGGGAGAAGAAGCGGCAGAAATTGGAACAGAAATATCATTTGATTCGTcgatcctcaaaaaaaaaaataagcaaaGTTCCATCATTGAGTGAAAAATGGGAAATTCATGGAAAATTGCAATCCCCACCACGTAATAGTGCACCTATACGTCTCCATCGACGTTGTTTTTTGACTGGAAGACCTAGAGCTAACTATCGAGACTTTGGGCTATCCGGACACATACTTCGAGAAATGTTTCATGCATGTTTGTTACCGGGCGCAATAAGATCAAGTTGGTAAAGAGAAAAATATCCTTtcgtatttgtatgaatctctatgatcttttgtatgaatctctatgatctATTATCATAGAAGATAGAGGAGCCCTCTTTACCATTCTGTATAAATAGACTATTCTATTTGTACGGATATGGTAGAGGGGCGTATCCAATCTTTCTTCGTACATAAGTTCCCGGTTCT contains:
- the LOC135665344 gene encoding photosystem I P700 chlorophyll a apoprotein A1 — protein: MIIRSPEPEVKIVVDRDPIKTSFEEWARPGHFSRTIAKGPDTTTWIWNLHADAHDFDSHTSDLEEISRKVFSAHFGQLSIIFLWLSGMYFHGARFSNYEAWLSDPTHIAPSAQVVWPIVGQEILNGDVGGGFRGIQITSGFFQIWRASGITSELQLYCTAIGALVFASLMLFAGWFHYHKAAPKLAWFQDVESMLNHHLAGLLGLGSLSWAGHQIHVSLPINQFLDAGVDPKEIPLPHEFILNRDLLAQLYPSFAEGATPFFTLNWSKYAEFLTFRGGLDPITGGLWLTDIAHHHLAIAILFLIAGHMYRTNWGIGHSIKDILEAHKGPFTGQGHKGLYEILTTSWHAQLSLNLAMLGSLTIIVAHHMYSMPPYPYLAIDYGTQLSLFTHHMWIGGFLIVGAAAHAAIFMVRDYDPTTRYNDLLDRVLRHRDAIISHLNWACIFLGFHSFGLYIHNDTMSALGRPQDMFSDTAIQLQPIFAQWVQNTHALAPGITAPGATASTSLTWGGGELVAVGGKVALLPIPLGTADFLVHHIHAFTIHVTVLILLKGVLFARSSRLIPDKANLGFRFPCDGPGRGGTCQVSAWDHVFLGLFWMYNAISVVIFHFSWKMQSDVWGTISDQGVVTHITGGNFAQSSITINGWLRDFLWAQASQVIQSYGSSLSAYGLFFLGAHFVWAFSLMFLFSGRGYWQELIESIVWAHNKLKVAPATQPRALSIVQGRAVGVTHYLLGGIATTWAFFLARIIAVG
- the LOC135665345 gene encoding photosystem I P700 chlorophyll a apoprotein A2, with protein sequence MALRFPRFSQGLAQDPTTRRIWFGIATAHDFESHDDITEERLYQNIFASHFGQLAIIFLWTSGNLFHVAWQGNFESWIQDPLHVRPIAHAIWDPHFGQPAVEAFTRGGATGPVNIAYSGVYQWWYTIGLRTNEDLYTGALFLLFLSAISLIAGWLHLQPKWKPSVSWFKNAESRLNHHLSGLFGVSSLAWTGHLVHVAIPGSRGQYVRWNNFLDVLPYPQGLGPLFTGQWNLYAQNPDSSSHLFGTSQGTGTAILTLLGGFHPQTQSLWLTDIAHHHLAIAFIFLIAGHMYRTNFGIGHSIKDLLETHIPPGGRLGRGHKGLYDTINNSLHFQLGLALASLGVITSLVAQHMYSLPAYAFIAQDFTTQAALYTHHQYIAGFIMTGAFAHGAIFFIRDYNPEQNEDNVLARMLDHKEAIISHLSWASLFLGFHTLGLYVHNDVMLAFGTPEKQILIEPIFAQWIQSAHGKTSYGFDVLLSSTNGPAFNAGRSIWLPGWLNAVNENSNSLFLTIGPGDFLVHHAIALGLHTTTLILVKGALDARGSKLMPDKKDFGYSFPCDGPGRGGTCDISAWDAFYLAVFWMLNTIGWVTFYWHWKHITLWQGNVSQFNESSTYLMGWLRDYLWLNSSQLINGYNPFGMNSLSVWAWMFLFGHLVWATGFMFLISWRGYWQELIETLAWAHERTPLANLIRWRDKPVALSIVQARLVGLAHFSVGYIFTYAAFLIASTSGKFG